The DNA region TTTTTGCTGATCGTTTTGCGGTTTAAGCGTTGTTGCAAAGTGCTAAAGGATAGCACCTGTTTATCTTGTACGGCCAAAATTTCTCCATCTAAAACTACGCCATCGGGCAAAACGTCGATCAGGAAATGTAATTCGGGAAACTGCTCGGTAACCAGTTCCTCGCCGCGGCTCCAAATAAATAATTCGCCGTTACGTTTTACTATTTGCCCGCGAATGCCATCCCATTTCCATTCGGCCTGCCAATCTGTAATATCGCCCAATTGATCTGGTTCTTGCTCTAAAGCATAGGCCAAACAAAACGGATAAGGCCATGAGTTATCGGTATTTACATGGATGCCATTGATGAGCTCATTAAAGGTAATCTCGTATGGATTCCATTTGCCCATAATGCTGTGCATAATTTGTGCGCTATCTAAACTGCTTTGTTTTGCCAGCGCATTTACGAGCATTTTGTTAGAAACACCAATTCTGAAATTCCCTGAAATCAGTTTATTAAAGATGAAGCGTTCTTGCGTTTCGAGCGTGTTCCAGGCATTAAGAATAAACTCTTTTTTGGTCTCATCATCTTTTCCATCAAGATCGTGTAAATCCTCAATCCATTTATGTAACTGAAAATCAGAAGTTTTTTCGGCCGGCGGCAGGAGCAGGGCAATGGTCTCACTTAAATCGCCAACATTTGAATAACTTTCAGAAAACAGCCATTCGGGTGTTTCGGTAATTTCAATGGCCCAGTATTTAATCAACGCCGATTTAATGGGGCGTTTAGGCTTTTTTCCGGTAAACAATGCAATTACCCAAACCTTGTCCTTATCGTCGGCATAGTTAAAATAATCAACCAATGCGGCAATCTTGTCGTTGGTTTTATTGCTCAGTTCGAGCTGTTGAATCAATTTGGCGAAACGTTTCATTCTGATTTTATATTTTCGATTTCAGAATTACGATTTTCAACGTCTGCTAAGTCCACTTTGTTTTCCTCGTCATCTTCCTGCCCAAACCTGGTCATTACCTCTTCTGATTCTATTCCGTTATCATTTAAAAAGCGGCTAAATGCTGCTGTAAAGCCGTGGGTAACGTAAACTTTTTCGGCTTGTGTAGCGGTAATGGCTTCCATTAATCCTGTCCAATCGGCGTGGTCGCTCAGTGCGAAGCCTGCATCGGCACTTTGCCAGCGTCGGTGTGCCCGCACCTGCATCCAGCCCGAACAAATTCCGGTAACTGGGTGAGAAAGATTTTTGATCCAACGACTATCCCGCATTGCCGGGGGCACAATCACAATTCCTTTTTGGAGTTCATCTTTAGTGGTTTCGGGAGTAATCCGTATGGTTTCGGGGAGGTTTACACCTGCATCAATAATTACTTCATTGAGGTTTGCAATACTGTTGTGTACATAAATCGGAACGTCGCCAGCCAGGTTTTTAATCAATCGCTGTGCTTTACCCAAACTATAGGCAATGAGTATGCTTGTTTTTTGATTGGTAATGTTATCGCCTACCCAGTTTTTGATTTTATCGAAAACGATATCCTGTTTCTGCCATTTGTACACTGGCAGGCCAAAAGTACTTTCTGAAACAAATGAATGGCATTTTATAGGTTCAAAAACTGTGCTTATGCCGTCGTCTTCGGTTTTATAATCGCCTGATATGACGCAGATTTCTCCTTTATATTCTAACCTTACCTGTGCAGAGCCAATAATATGGCCGGCAGGATGGAACGAAATGTTTACGCCGTTCCTAGTGATACTTTGGCCATAATCAAGCGTTTCTACATCTAAATCGTCGCTAATGCGGCGCTTAATAATGGGCTTTGTTAGCGTGTGGCAAAGGTAATGTTTGTTGCCAAAGCGTACGTGATCGCTGTGCCCATGTGTTGTTACGGCATAATCTACCGGCCACCAAGGGTCGATATAGAAATCGCCTTGCTTACAATATATGCCTCTTTTGGTAAATTCGATTAATGCCATGATTACTAAACAACGAACTCGATTTTAAGTTTTAATCAATTATCGGCTAAAAACCCGATAATTTGAATTATCGGCTAATTACCCGATAATTTGAAATATCGGCTAATTACCCGATAAATGCGATTATCGGATAAATACCCGATAATTTTTTTGTAATTTGGTGTTTTAATGCGATATTGTACTATGATTTGCATACTGACAGGCGATATTGTAGGCTCAAGAAAAATTAAGGACAGTTGGCTGCTCAGCTTAAAAAACGCCTTAAAAGTAATTTCGGGGCAAAACAAGTGGGAAATTTATCGGGGAGATAGCTTTCAGGTTGAGGTTGAGCCAGAAAACGCCATTAAATGGGCGGCTTACATAAAAGCTTGTATCCGAGTAAATAAACCTGCTGATGTAAGAATGGGCATTGGCATTGGCGACCTTAAAAGTAAGCGGAAAAAGCTGTCAGAATCGAGTGGCGATGCTTTTGTGAACTCCGGAGCTGCATTTGATGGTTTAAAACAGGCAAAGGTTAACCTGGCTGTAAAGACTGATTGGGCAGATTTTGATGAGGAAATTAATATTTTAATTAAGCTGGCCTTAATTGCAATGGATAGCTGGGGAGTGGTAGCCGCAGAAATGGTAAAGCTGGCCCTAGAGCACGAAGACGCAGTACAAAGTGAACTGGCTGCGCTGTCGGGCAGAACCCAATCGTCGGTAAGTGAAGCTTTAACACGGGCCCATTACTCGGAGCTATTGGAAATGGATCAGCTCTATCGTAAAAAATTGAACTTAATGCTTTCGAAATAATGGAAATTTATCTCATAAAAATAATTATTGCACACTTGATCGGAGATTTTTTTCTTCAGCCTACATCATGGGTAAAGGATAAGGAAAGAAAAAAGCTTAAATCGGGCAAACTGTACCTGCATGTTCTAGTTCATGTGGCTTTGATTTTTATTATTTTTATGAGCTTTAATGTCTGGAAAATAGCCTTGTCGATTGGTATACTTCATTTAATTATCGATGCGTTAAAATCGATCCTCCAGACAAGAAAAAATGCCAGGATCTTATTTTTTATCGATCAGTTTTTTCATTTTGGCTCAATTGTATTGGTTTGGCACATTTTCTATAAGGCATATATTAACGTTAGCTTTATTAATGAAACGCAGGTTTGGTTACTAATTGCCGGAGCGATGTTCTTGAGCCTGCCAACTTCTATTATTATGAAGGTAATTATTGCCAAATGGTTACCGGAGAGCGATGACGAAAGCCCGAAATCATTACAAAATGCAGGTAAGTACATCGGCATTTTAGAGCGGGTACTGATATTCGTTTTTATCCTTACCAATCATTTTGAGGCAGTTGGTTTTTTACTCGCTGCCAAATCTATCTTCCGTTTTGGCGATTTAAAAGAGGCCCACGATTTAAAATTAACCGAATATGTGTTAATTGGCACGTTGTTAAGTTTCGGTATTGCGATAATTGTTTCATTAGCGATGATGGGATTAGTGATGCACTAACTTGATGATTTGCCAGTTAAGCTAACAATGGCAGATTATAAAATTTGGTCGTCTTTTCAATGTAGCACAGTGAAACGGAGACATCTTTGAAGCATATTGATGCCAAGTTCAAAGATTTCTCGGCTTTGCTCGAAATGACGATTTTTGTAGTGTTTTCGAAAAACGTCGATGATAGAAACAGCCTGTCTCAACTTCTCCTAGCCAGGACGAGATTCAAATTCGACCAACACAGAATAACATCTCGTATAAGATTGCTTCAATCGATGAAAAGTCGATTTCGCAAAGACGGAATAAAACGTATCTGCACAAGTTCTCCTCAATTTAAACGATTTGTAACAAAAAGCGGGGCTATCGAAAACCGATTCCCCGCTATAAATTATTTTAAAAATATTTAATTTCTATTTCGCTCCCGGAGGGCAGTTATCCCTTAAAAACTTGGTGTAAGTTAACGCTAAATGCTCGCTGGTTCCTTCACCTTCAGAAATACTGTGGGTACGATTTGGATAACTCATTAACTGAAAAACTTTTTTGTTCTTAATCAATTCGTTAATCAACATTTCGGCATTTTGATAATGAACATTGTCATCGCCTGTACCGTGTATGTAAAGTAAATTTCCCTTCAGGTTTTTTGCATACGTAACAGGCGAGCCTTTTACATAAGCTTCTTTACTTGGAAAAGGGGTGCCCATGTACCGTTCCTGATAAATATTATCGTAGGTTAATTGGTTGCCAACAGCGGCAATTGCGATTCCGGTTTTGTAAATTTCGGGATATTGAAACATTAGGTTTAAGGTTGATGAACCGCCACCGCTCCAGCCCCAAACGGCTACCCGGTCTTTATCCATAAATGAATTGGTGGCCAAAAGTTTCTTCGCTGCCATGGCCTGATCGCGAATATTGATTACACCAATGTTTTTGTAAATTCCCTTTCTCCAGGCGGTACCTTTCGGAACGGGCGCACCACGGTTGTCCATTGAAATATAGATGTAGCCGTCTTTTGCCATATCGCCGGCATATAGCCAGTTTCTGCCGGCGCCGTAAGTATCTGCTGCCGTAGACGAGGCGGGCTCACCGTAAACATAAAACACAACGGGATACTTTTTTGCAGGATTGAAGTTTTCTGGTTTTTTCATCCAGCCATCCATTTCCACGCCATCTTCGGTAGTTACTTTAAAAAACTCAACCTTGTTTTTCGGCGCTTCTTGTTTTGATAGTTGGGTAGTAATGCTTCCGTCCATAGTGAAAGGATTTCCGGTGGTGAAATTCATCCATTCGGTTACCGGCCTTACCGTTGCGCTGTTGTAGCTGTGGCGGGCAAACGCAGCATTTGGAGAAATATCGTAACTGTGCGTTCCCGGAAGTAGGATGGACGGTGTAACCTGCTCCAGTTTTCCTTTACCGTCTAACTTCGTTTTGTACAAGTAGCGTTGCGTGGCGTTGGTTGGCGAAGCGATGAAATAAACATAATTATTTTTGTCATCGATCAATTTTACGTCAACAACATCGTAATTTCCTTTGGTTACCAACGTTTCTTTTTTTCCATCGCGACTAATCCTGTATAAATGACTCCAACCGTCTTTATCAGACTGAATGGTAAATTCGTTGTTGTCGTTTAACCATTTCCACTCGTCTTGAGCATCAATCCAAGCCTTCGCTTTTTCTGTGTAAACGGGCTTCGCTGCACCGTTGGCGGCATCGCATATATAAACAATACTTTCGTTCTGCTCTCTGTTAAGCTGCTGCAAAATAACTTCGTTGCTATTTGGTACCCATTGCATCCGCGGAATGTAATGCTGCACATCATCTCCCGGAACATTTAACCATTTGGTTGTTGCTGTTGCTATATCTACCACACCCACTTTACAGGCCGACGGATCTTCGCCAACTTTTGGGTATTCTACCGGAATGGTGTATGGATAAATGGAATCGGTATTGTTAATCATCAGGAAATTTTTGATCCTGGTTGCATCAATTTGCCAGTAAGCAATGGATTTGCCATCAGGGCTCCATCTAAAACCGTCTCTGCAATCAAATTCCTCTTCGTACACCCAATCAAAGGTGCCGTTAATCATTCGGTCGGTTCCGTTGGTGGTTAGCGCCTTACTTTCCGTTCCATCAACATTTTCTACATATAAATTGTGTTTACTTACATAGGCCACCTTGCTTCCATCTGGAGATAGTTTGGCAAACATTAACGACGATGCGGGCTTGTCTTTACCAATTTGGGTGATTTTATTGGCGCTTAAATCGGCCAGCCAATAATCGCCACGTGTCTCGTACCGCCAAACTTTTTTGCTGTTGGTGTAAATTAGTGCTTTGGTGCCATCGGCAGATAACTGGAAACTGCGAACGGCGATTGGGGCATCCTTTCCGGCGGGCGTTAATAAACCTCTCGAAACGATTGTTTTACGCTCAGTTTTTGGCAGTGTTACCGAAATAATCTCTCCGCTGGCCACCTGATAGTAGGAGTTTCCATCTTTTGCCCAGTTTAGGCCCTGTGCTTTTGCCTCAATTACCGAGCAGAGTGCAATGCAGGCAATTGATAATCTGAATAATAAATTTTTAATCATATAAGTTTGTTAATAAAAAAGGCTTTTCAACTTTTGGGCTAATTTAAATAAAAAGCCGGCAGTTAAAAAGCCTTTAATAGCAGAAATTAGTGAATTATTCGCCGCCGCCGCCCATAGACATCAACGCTTGCATAGTGGTTTCTTCGTATCCTGCAGGCACTGCGCTAGAGATTGCACCTACCTTGGCGTCGTTAATTGCTTTTAAGGTGTTAACAGTTTCGATTCCGCGTTGCACCATGGTGTACTTTACCGGAAAAGCAGCTAAACCTGGGAAATAAGTTTGTGTACCGGTGTTTGGCAACTCTACATCTTTTGTAGCCCAAAGCTCATGTGCACCACCTTTATCATCTTTGTAAGTATATTTTTCGGCGCTGTAACCGGCAATTGTTTGTTTTTCGCCAGTAGCTTTAAAATCCGAAAATTTGCCCATCCCGGCAAGTGCAGTTTCAACTTCTTCTTTAGATTGTTTTACGGCATATTGTTTTTGCGCAATAGGAACATCAACTAAAATTAAACCTGTTTTTTGATTGTTGTCAGAAATAATACTGATCATCGCCGGTCCCTGCTCCATTTCGATCTTTGTGAGGCCGTTATTAAATTTAACCTTAACTTCTGCTGGTAGTTCTTGCCCACCCAATGCCGATTTTTGTTCGTCGGTTAATTTATACTCCAGGCCGTAAGTTATTGTTCCCTCCGAAATCTTTTTCTGGGCGTGAACAATAATCGCTGTGCTAACCAATATTAGGGCAACAACGCTAGTTTTGATTGATTTTAACATGTTTTTTTCTTTAGTTAATGGGTTTTACCAAGTAATTTTTTCTTTGTTGAGGAAGGATTCAATACCTTTTTTAAAATCTGAACTTTCCCGAACGCGAGCGTTGATCTGCACCGCTGTTTCTAAGCTTTTTTCTAAAAGAGGATTGGTAGTTTGGGTAATCAGTTGCTTTGTGATCATTAATGAATTACCCGAACTTTCCTTGCACAAACTTAAGGCAAAATCTTGAACAGTTTGATTAATTTCGTTGGCATTTGTTACAAAATTTATTAAATTGTATTGAAGCGCCTGTTCGGCATTAAAAATCTTGCCCGTTAATAAGAGTTCGCTTGCGATGGTTTCGCTAACTTTCTGTTTCAAAAAGCACGAAACGATAGCCGGCACGAAGCCTATTTTAACCTCTGTGTAACCAAAGTTGCTCTCTGGCGTGGCGAAAATAATATCGCAAACCGTTGCCAGGCCGCAGCCGCCGGCAATGGCATGGCCCTCAACCTGCGCAATTACAATTTTGGGTAAATAATAAATGGTGGTGAAAAGTTTTTTCAGGTTGTTCGAATCAGTCACATTTTCCTCAAAAGTATTGTGCTGCAGTTGTTGAAGATAGGCCAAATCGGCTCCTGCGCTAAAGCTGTCGCCGTTCGCTTTTAAAACAACCACTTTCACGGCGTCATCTTCAGAAGCCAAAATGAAGGTTTCTGTCAATGCCTCTATTAATTGCGGATTCAATGCATTTCGCTTCTCTGGCCGGTTAATGGTAATGGTAGCAACTCTATCCGCTACGCTATATAAAACGAGGGTGTTCATTTAAATTTAATCTTAAGTCGATGAAGTTTACTCTTTTTGCAGAAAGCAGACTCCTGATGGTTCAATTTTACTGATTTAGGTAAACCAAATATGCAGGATTTTTCTTTAAAATATGGTGTTCAACGCTATTATTCTTTGCGAAATTGTCAAATTGTGCAATGTGGTAATCCTTGTTCGTACCGTCGATCAAAATGGACTGATATTTTACTTTCTTCGATATGTTATCAAGCTTGAATTTGGTGTTGGCAGTTATCCATAGCGCCGAGAACTTTCCGCCAGCTTCAAGTTTCTTATTATTGAAAGATGCATCGATTATCAGCAAATGGTAATTATAAAAAATGATCTGACTTTGGGTTTTCAAAAAATTGCGGGACGCGGTATCATTTTGCAAGTTCAAAAAATCGATTTCCGTAATTTTGGACTGTGCGAGGGCGGGTTGAACGAAAAACTCATAATTTCGATCGCCTGCGGATAAATCGGTTACCAAAATGGCTTTCTGGCCTTTGATAAAAGCGGCAGCGTAGTTTTTTCGCAAGGTAAAGAAGATAATTTTCTGCTGGTGCATCGCTTGCCAATCATCGTATAAAGTACATGACGAATAGACAATGTAGATGGAAAGCGATGCGGCGAGAAACCGTTTGTCATACCTTGCTAACCCGTAAACCAGGCTGCTCAGTGCCAGAATCAATAAGATCAGTTCAGGAATAGTTATCCAAACCGACGAGAAAGTGGAGTAGGGCAGATCGGCAATCTGTTTCAACGTTGAATTGGTAAATGCGATGATCCATTCGAAAACAGGAGCGAGCCAATGCAGGTACGGGACGAGAACAAGCATGCCCAAAATCATAATTGCCGTTAACGGAATTGCAATAAAGAGGTTTCCAAGTAAAAAATAGACCGGAAATTGGTGAAAGTAATAGAGGCATAGGGGAAAGGTAACCAATTGTGCTGCCAACGAAAGTGCAATGAGTTGCCATACCTTATCAAGCCATTTGTTCTTCATGTAGAGCCATTTATAAATTTTCGGCTGGAGATAAATTAAACCGAAAACCGATATATAGGATAGCTGAAAGCCTACATCCCAGATTAAAAACGGATTGTAAACTAATTGACAAAATGCAGCAAAAGCCAGCGTGTTATACCCATTCTTGTTTTTAGCAAAAGTTAATGCGGCGATAAAAATGGTAATCATTATTGCTGCACGCACAACCGTTGGCGACAAACCTGTTATTAACGCATAGCCCCAAATCAAGCTACATATCAAGATGAACTTCAATATCTTTAAGTGTTTGTTCTTATCGAGAAAAGCAAAGCAAATATTCAACAAAAAGAAAATAATGCCTACGTGGCTGCCTGAAACGGACAAGGCATGAATGGTTCCGGTGGTGGAGTACGCAGCCAGTGTTTCCTTACTCAAATCGGCTCGGTAATCGAAAATTAGGGTAGAGGCTACCGAAAATGCTTCTCTATCTTTAATCAGCTGTCGGTAAACTTCAATTTGACGTTTCCGCAGCCGAAGCGCAAATCTGATGATTGGGTTACCTATGTTTCGATTCGTCTTAAGTAGGTTTTTCTGATTGATAAAGCACTGCTGACGAATGTTTTTTGCTGCCATCCAGCGTTTAAAGTCAAATTCGGCTGGGTTGTAAGGAGGCTCAATGGGTGCGTAATTCGCGGAGATAATAAGTTCATCGCCATATTTTAAGTGAACTGG from Pedobacter endophyticus includes:
- a CDS encoding ATP-dependent DNA ligase, which translates into the protein MKRFAKLIQQLELSNKTNDKIAALVDYFNYADDKDKVWVIALFTGKKPKRPIKSALIKYWAIEITETPEWLFSESYSNVGDLSETIALLLPPAEKTSDFQLHKWIEDLHDLDGKDDETKKEFILNAWNTLETQERFIFNKLISGNFRIGVSNKMLVNALAKQSSLDSAQIMHSIMGKWNPYEITFNELINGIHVNTDNSWPYPFCLAYALEQEPDQLGDITDWQAEWKWDGIRGQIVKRNGELFIWSRGEELVTEQFPELHFLIDVLPDGVVLDGEILAVQDKQVLSFSTLQQRLNRKTISKKQLEDAPIGFFVYDILEFEASDFREQPLSERRKVLEQLIGNLQESAVVLSPVINCKSWAELAALRQTSRSINSEGIMLKKLSSHYHSGRKRGDWWKWKINPYTVDAVMIYAQKGSGRRANFFTDYTFAVRDGENLVTIAKAYSGLTDKEIKEVNSFVTKNAIEKFGPVRTVKPELVFEIAFEGIAESKRHKAGLALRFPRILRWRKDKKAAEINTLEDLRQLLQSTL
- a CDS encoding ligase-associated DNA damage response exonuclease gives rise to the protein MALIEFTKRGIYCKQGDFYIDPWWPVDYAVTTHGHSDHVRFGNKHYLCHTLTKPIIKRRISDDLDVETLDYGQSITRNGVNISFHPAGHIIGSAQVRLEYKGEICVISGDYKTEDDGISTVFEPIKCHSFVSESTFGLPVYKWQKQDIVFDKIKNWVGDNITNQKTSILIAYSLGKAQRLIKNLAGDVPIYVHNSIANLNEVIIDAGVNLPETIRITPETTKDELQKGIVIVPPAMRDSRWIKNLSHPVTGICSGWMQVRAHRRWQSADAGFALSDHADWTGLMEAITATQAEKVYVTHGFTAAFSRFLNDNGIESEEVMTRFGQEDDEENKVDLADVENRNSEIENIKSE
- a CDS encoding SatD family protein; the encoded protein is MICILTGDIVGSRKIKDSWLLSLKNALKVISGQNKWEIYRGDSFQVEVEPENAIKWAAYIKACIRVNKPADVRMGIGIGDLKSKRKKLSESSGDAFVNSGAAFDGLKQAKVNLAVKTDWADFDEEINILIKLALIAMDSWGVVAAEMVKLALEHEDAVQSELAALSGRTQSSVSEALTRAHYSELLEMDQLYRKKLNLMLSK
- a CDS encoding DUF3307 domain-containing protein, giving the protein MEIYLIKIIIAHLIGDFFLQPTSWVKDKERKKLKSGKLYLHVLVHVALIFIIFMSFNVWKIALSIGILHLIIDALKSILQTRKNARILFFIDQFFHFGSIVLVWHIFYKAYINVSFINETQVWLLIAGAMFLSLPTSIIMKVIIAKWLPESDDESPKSLQNAGKYIGILERVLIFVFILTNHFEAVGFLLAAKSIFRFGDLKEAHDLKLTEYVLIGTLLSFGIAIIVSLAMMGLVMH
- a CDS encoding S9 family peptidase, whose protein sequence is MIKNLLFRLSIACIALCSVIEAKAQGLNWAKDGNSYYQVASGEIISVTLPKTERKTIVSRGLLTPAGKDAPIAVRSFQLSADGTKALIYTNSKKVWRYETRGDYWLADLSANKITQIGKDKPASSLMFAKLSPDGSKVAYVSKHNLYVENVDGTESKALTTNGTDRMINGTFDWVYEEEFDCRDGFRWSPDGKSIAYWQIDATRIKNFLMINNTDSIYPYTIPVEYPKVGEDPSACKVGVVDIATATTKWLNVPGDDVQHYIPRMQWVPNSNEVILQQLNREQNESIVYICDAANGAAKPVYTEKAKAWIDAQDEWKWLNDNNEFTIQSDKDGWSHLYRISRDGKKETLVTKGNYDVVDVKLIDDKNNYVYFIASPTNATQRYLYKTKLDGKGKLEQVTPSILLPGTHSYDISPNAAFARHSYNSATVRPVTEWMNFTTGNPFTMDGSITTQLSKQEAPKNKVEFFKVTTEDGVEMDGWMKKPENFNPAKKYPVVFYVYGEPASSTAADTYGAGRNWLYAGDMAKDGYIYISMDNRGAPVPKGTAWRKGIYKNIGVINIRDQAMAAKKLLATNSFMDKDRVAVWGWSGGGSSTLNLMFQYPEIYKTGIAIAAVGNQLTYDNIYQERYMGTPFPSKEAYVKGSPVTYAKNLKGNLLYIHGTGDDNVHYQNAEMLINELIKNKKVFQLMSYPNRTHSISEGEGTSEHLALTYTKFLRDNCPPGAK
- a CDS encoding DUF4412 domain-containing protein, encoding MLKSIKTSVVALILVSTAIIVHAQKKISEGTITYGLEYKLTDEQKSALGGQELPAEVKVKFNNGLTKIEMEQGPAMISIISDNNQKTGLILVDVPIAQKQYAVKQSKEEVETALAGMGKFSDFKATGEKQTIAGYSAEKYTYKDDKGGAHELWATKDVELPNTGTQTYFPGLAAFPVKYTMVQRGIETVNTLKAINDAKVGAISSAVPAGYEETTMQALMSMGGGGE
- a CDS encoding enoyl-CoA hydratase/isomerase family protein — protein: MNTLVLYSVADRVATITINRPEKRNALNPQLIEALTETFILASEDDAVKVVVLKANGDSFSAGADLAYLQQLQHNTFEENVTDSNNLKKLFTTIYYLPKIVIAQVEGHAIAGGCGLATVCDIIFATPESNFGYTEVKIGFVPAIVSCFLKQKVSETIASELLLTGKIFNAEQALQYNLINFVTNANEINQTVQDFALSLCKESSGNSLMITKQLITQTTNPLLEKSLETAVQINARVRESSDFKKGIESFLNKEKITW
- a CDS encoding ComEC/Rec2 family competence protein, with translation MFKAEYIFVRILIPFLFGISAFYSYPNLLISKLLAIITTLLFLLIITINISYKKLNGYRFKGVTGILILLFFFFFGGLVCLLKNETLKSDYFAKRHYTYLKVWVNDEPQQTNDILRFKASVVSGYENSRQIKLSGKLLVALKVNSAEPVHLKYGDELIISANYAPIEPPYNPAEFDFKRWMAAKNIRQQCFINQKNLLKTNRNIGNPIIRFALRLRKRQIEVYRQLIKDREAFSVASTLIFDYRADLSKETLAAYSTTGTIHALSVSGSHVGIIFFLLNICFAFLDKNKHLKILKFILICSLIWGYALITGLSPTVVRAAIMITIFIAALTFAKNKNGYNTLAFAAFCQLVYNPFLIWDVGFQLSYISVFGLIYLQPKIYKWLYMKNKWLDKVWQLIALSLAAQLVTFPLCLYYFHQFPVYFLLGNLFIAIPLTAIMILGMLVLVPYLHWLAPVFEWIIAFTNSTLKQIADLPYSTFSSVWITIPELILLILALSSLVYGLARYDKRFLAASLSIYIVYSSCTLYDDWQAMHQQKIIFFTLRKNYAAAFIKGQKAILVTDLSAGDRNYEFFVQPALAQSKITEIDFLNLQNDTASRNFLKTQSQIIFYNYHLLIIDASFNNKKLEAGGKFSALWITANTKFKLDNISKKVKYQSILIDGTNKDYHIAQFDNFAKNNSVEHHILKKNPAYLVYLNQ